One genomic segment of Bradyrhizobium diazoefficiens includes these proteins:
- a CDS encoding acyl-CoA dehydrogenase, producing the protein MSVRPQTKDKPAAASFQWDDPFLLDEQLTEDERMVRDTARAYAQDKLLPRVAKAYLEETTDREIFNEMGELGLIGITLPEEYGCANASYVAYGLVAREIERVDSGYRSMNSVQSSLVMYPIYAYGDENQRKKYLPKLASGEWVGCFGLTEPDAGSDPAGMKTRAEKVSDGYRLTGSKMWISNAPIADVFVVWAKSAEHDNQIRGFVLEKGMKGLSAPKIGGKLSLRASITGEVVMDGVVVPEDALLPNVSGLKGPFGCLNRARYGISWGALGAAEDCMHRARQYTLDRKQFGKPLAATQLVQKKLADMETEIALGLQGSLRIGRLMDEGKFAPEMISIMKRNNCGKALDIARTARDMHGGNGISIEYHVMRHVHNLETVNTYEGTHDVHALILGRAITGIQAFF; encoded by the coding sequence ATGAGCGTGCGCCCTCAAACCAAGGATAAGCCGGCTGCGGCTTCCTTCCAGTGGGACGATCCGTTCCTGCTCGACGAGCAGCTCACCGAAGACGAGCGCATGGTGCGCGACACCGCCCGCGCCTACGCCCAGGACAAGCTGCTGCCGCGCGTCGCCAAGGCCTATCTCGAAGAGACGACCGACCGCGAAATCTTTAACGAGATGGGCGAGCTCGGCCTGATCGGCATCACGCTGCCGGAGGAATATGGCTGCGCCAATGCGAGCTACGTCGCCTATGGCCTCGTCGCGCGCGAGATCGAGCGGGTCGATTCCGGCTATCGCTCGATGAACTCGGTGCAGTCCTCGCTGGTGATGTATCCGATCTACGCCTATGGCGACGAGAACCAGCGCAAGAAGTACCTGCCGAAGCTCGCCAGCGGCGAGTGGGTCGGTTGCTTCGGCCTGACCGAGCCGGACGCCGGTTCCGATCCGGCCGGGATGAAGACCCGCGCCGAGAAGGTCTCGGACGGCTATCGCCTGACCGGCAGCAAGATGTGGATCTCGAACGCGCCGATCGCCGACGTGTTCGTGGTCTGGGCCAAGTCGGCCGAGCACGACAACCAGATCCGCGGCTTCGTGCTGGAGAAGGGCATGAAGGGCCTCTCCGCACCGAAGATCGGCGGCAAGCTGTCGCTTCGTGCCTCGATCACCGGCGAGGTGGTGATGGACGGCGTCGTGGTTCCCGAGGACGCGCTGCTGCCCAACGTCTCCGGCCTCAAGGGTCCCTTCGGCTGTCTTAACCGCGCCCGTTACGGCATCTCCTGGGGCGCGCTCGGCGCCGCCGAGGACTGCATGCACCGCGCCCGCCAGTACACGCTCGACCGCAAGCAGTTCGGCAAGCCGCTCGCCGCAACGCAGCTGGTGCAGAAGAAGCTCGCCGACATGGAGACCGAGATCGCGCTCGGCCTCCAGGGCTCGCTTCGCATCGGCCGCCTGATGGACGAGGGCAAGTTCGCCCCCGAGATGATCTCGATCATGAAGCGCAACAATTGCGGCAAGGCCCTCGACATCGCCCGCACCGCGCGCGACATGCACGGCGGCAACGGCATCTCGATCGAGTATCACGTGATGCGCCACGTCCATAACCTCGAGACGGTCAACACCTACGAGGGTACCCACGACGTCCACGCCCTGATCCTCGGCCGTGCCATCACCGGCATTCAGGCGTTTTTCTAG
- the ribB gene encoding 3,4-dihydroxy-2-butanone-4-phosphate synthase, with translation MPDSVQEVLQAFARGELVVVTDDEDREGEGDLIVAASLCTAEKMAFIIRHTSGIVCAPVTTEDARRLRLDPMVAHNDSAHTTAFTVSIDYKPDGGTGISAEERASCCRALSNPNVGANDFARPGHIFPLIAKDGGVLLRSGHTEAAVDLCKLSGLPPVGVISELMNDDGSVMKGEQVSQFAARHKLKHVTIADMIAYRQAREKLIERVSTFVTESPIGPLQGYAYRSPFDSIAHVAFVYNGVGDGKNVLTRFHKPNIVRDTFTGHKRMAAVLEHFKKSGRGVLVYLRDGAAGVPVAPLPDETSTEADRNRQWREVGVGAQILRDLGVSSIRHLTSSVHDYKGLSGFGIEIVANEQLEI, from the coding sequence ATGCCCGATAGCGTTCAGGAAGTGTTGCAGGCCTTTGCCCGGGGCGAACTCGTCGTCGTTACCGACGACGAGGACCGCGAGGGCGAGGGCGATCTGATCGTCGCCGCCTCGCTCTGCACCGCCGAGAAGATGGCGTTTATCATTCGCCACACCTCCGGCATCGTCTGCGCGCCCGTGACCACCGAGGATGCGCGCCGGCTTCGGCTCGATCCCATGGTGGCCCACAACGATTCCGCGCATACCACCGCCTTCACGGTCTCGATCGACTACAAGCCCGACGGCGGCACCGGCATCTCCGCCGAGGAGCGCGCCTCGTGCTGCCGCGCGCTGTCCAATCCCAATGTCGGCGCCAACGACTTCGCCCGTCCGGGCCACATCTTCCCGCTGATCGCCAAGGACGGCGGCGTGCTGCTGCGCTCGGGCCATACCGAGGCCGCCGTCGACCTCTGCAAGCTGTCCGGCCTGCCGCCGGTCGGCGTCATCAGCGAATTGATGAACGACGACGGCAGCGTCATGAAGGGCGAGCAGGTCTCGCAGTTCGCGGCCCGACACAAGCTCAAGCATGTCACCATCGCCGACATGATTGCCTACCGCCAGGCGCGCGAAAAACTGATCGAGCGGGTCTCGACCTTCGTCACCGAAAGCCCGATCGGCCCCCTGCAAGGCTATGCCTATCGCTCGCCGTTCGACTCCATCGCCCACGTTGCTTTCGTCTATAACGGCGTCGGTGACGGCAAGAACGTGCTGACGCGCTTCCACAAACCGAACATCGTCAGGGATACCTTTACCGGTCACAAGCGGATGGCGGCCGTGCTCGAACACTTCAAGAAGTCGGGCCGTGGCGTGCTGGTTTATCTGCGCGATGGTGCGGCGGGCGTCCCCGTGGCGCCGTTGCCGGATGAGACGTCGACGGAGGCCGACCGCAACCGCCAGTGGCGCGAGGTCGGCGTCGGCGCGCAGATCCTGCGCGATCTCGGCGTTTCTTCGATCCGCCATCTCACCTCCTCGGTGCACGACTACAAGGGGCTGTCGGGCTTCGGCATCGAGATCGTCGCCAACGAGCAGCTTGAGATCTGA
- a CDS encoding cation:proton antiporter has protein sequence MHELIRDITLCILFAWMLGLLAHFSRQPLILAYLIAGFCIGPFGAGWVKSQESISVISELGLIFMLFMIGLEIDLKKIVRAGKVILFAAGGQLLGGCLLGVLFFAAIGLSLGGGQFDALYLCVACALSSTVIIVKVLYEKRELDTLPGRITLGVLVLQDIFAILFLAVQPSLANLQVTVILLSIGRVAVLVAAALLVSRYVLPRLFHQIARRPELILLGALAWCFLVAETAERLSLSREMGALIAGVSLSTFPYALDVTAKVTTLRDFFITLFFVALGMTIPVPGLSVIGLALMIAAFTVLSRLVTTFTPLYLMKQGLRASLLPALNLAQISEFSLVVIQTGVADHHIAAETANAASFAFVVLAVLSTFAMSRSDEITRWAIGPLKRLGLKDLDDGQARGAEGPDDGHGEARRIVILGFFRAASALLAEIERQAPVLLEQITVVDFNPNVYQTLQSRGLHVIYGDISSADTLLHAGVGKSEMIILSVPDSLLKGATNEKLVRHVRALNPTALIVATADLLSDVDELYAAGASYVTVTRLSDAHELFTVIEAAQAGLLADKRAELDLRLGERREVLP, from the coding sequence ATGCACGAGCTCATTCGCGACATCACTCTCTGTATCCTGTTTGCCTGGATGCTGGGCCTTTTGGCCCATTTCTCCCGGCAGCCGCTGATCCTGGCCTATCTTATCGCCGGCTTCTGCATAGGTCCATTCGGCGCCGGCTGGGTCAAGTCGCAGGAATCGATCAGCGTCATCTCCGAGCTCGGCCTGATCTTCATGCTGTTCATGATCGGGCTCGAGATCGACCTGAAGAAGATCGTGCGGGCGGGCAAGGTGATCCTGTTCGCGGCCGGCGGCCAGCTGCTTGGCGGCTGCCTGCTCGGGGTGCTGTTCTTCGCCGCCATCGGCCTGTCGCTCGGCGGCGGCCAGTTCGATGCGCTCTATCTCTGCGTCGCCTGCGCCCTGTCGAGCACGGTCATCATCGTCAAGGTGCTCTATGAGAAGCGCGAGCTCGATACGCTGCCCGGCCGCATCACCCTTGGCGTGCTGGTGCTCCAGGACATCTTCGCCATCCTGTTTCTGGCGGTGCAGCCGAGCCTTGCCAATCTGCAAGTCACCGTCATCCTGCTCTCGATTGGCCGAGTCGCCGTGCTGGTCGCCGCGGCGCTCTTGGTCAGCCGCTACGTGCTGCCGCGCCTGTTCCACCAGATCGCCCGCCGGCCCGAGTTGATCCTCCTCGGCGCGCTGGCCTGGTGCTTCCTCGTCGCCGAGACCGCCGAGCGGCTCTCGCTGTCGCGCGAGATGGGCGCGCTGATCGCCGGCGTCTCGCTCTCGACCTTTCCCTACGCGCTCGACGTCACGGCCAAGGTCACCACGCTGCGGGACTTCTTCATCACGCTGTTCTTCGTCGCGCTCGGCATGACCATTCCCGTGCCGGGCCTCTCCGTGATCGGACTGGCCCTGATGATCGCGGCGTTCACGGTGTTGAGCCGACTGGTCACCACCTTTACCCCGCTCTATCTGATGAAGCAGGGCCTGCGCGCCAGCCTGTTGCCGGCGCTCAATCTCGCGCAGATCTCCGAGTTCTCGCTGGTGGTGATCCAGACCGGCGTCGCCGATCACCACATCGCGGCCGAGACGGCGAACGCGGCCTCCTTCGCCTTCGTGGTGCTGGCCGTGCTCTCGACCTTCGCCATGAGCCGCAGCGACGAGATCACCCGCTGGGCGATCGGGCCGTTGAAGCGTCTCGGCCTCAAGGATCTCGACGACGGCCAGGCGCGCGGCGCGGAGGGCCCCGATGACGGCCATGGCGAGGCCCGCCGCATCGTCATCCTCGGCTTTTTCCGCGCGGCGAGCGCGCTGCTGGCCGAGATCGAGCGGCAGGCCCCGGTCCTGCTGGAGCAGATCACCGTGGTCGATTTCAATCCCAATGTGTACCAGACGCTGCAGTCGCGCGGCCTGCACGTGATCTATGGCGACATCAGCAGCGCCGATACGCTGCTCCATGCCGGCGTCGGCAAGTCCGAGATGATCATCCTCAGCGTGCCGGATTCGCTGCTCAAGGGCGCCACCAACGAGAAGCTGGTCCGCCATGTCCGCGCGCTCAACCCGACCGCCCTGATCGTGGCCACCGCCGATCTGTTGTCGGATGTGGACGAACTCTATGCGGCCGGCGCCAGCTACGTCACGGTGACCCGGCTCAGCGATGCCCATGAGCTGTTTACCGTGATCGAGGCCGCCCAGGCCGGACTTCTGGCCGACAAGCGTGCCGAGCTCGACCTGCGGCTCGGCGAGCGGCGTGAAGTGCTGCCCTGA
- a CDS encoding DUF3124 domain-containing protein produces MPIVLWLMALLGPFAPAIAQPKVNIEQAFADSLTALPKQELTVSGGFYVPAYSSVAMSQGKLRVDFSVTLSVHNASETEALVVKRIAYFDTAGKQVETYLKAPVALKPLATISIFIPTDDVRGGTGANFLVDWAATGEISEPVVEALMVGGVANAHYAFISQGRPTRTVGRK; encoded by the coding sequence ATGCCGATCGTGCTCTGGCTGATGGCCCTGCTCGGTCCGTTCGCGCCTGCAATCGCTCAGCCCAAGGTCAATATCGAGCAAGCCTTTGCCGATTCGCTCACGGCGCTGCCGAAGCAGGAACTGACCGTCTCCGGCGGCTTCTACGTGCCGGCCTATTCCAGCGTCGCGATGAGCCAGGGCAAGCTGCGCGTCGACTTTTCGGTGACCTTGAGCGTGCACAACGCCTCCGAAACGGAAGCACTGGTGGTCAAGCGCATCGCCTATTTCGACACCGCGGGCAAGCAGGTCGAGACCTATCTGAAGGCGCCGGTGGCCTTGAAGCCGCTGGCCACCATCTCGATCTTCATTCCGACCGATGATGTCCGCGGCGGCACCGGGGCCAATTTTCTCGTCGACTGGGCCGCGACCGGCGAGATATCCGAGCCGGTGGTCGAAGCCTTGATGGTTGGCGGCGTCGCCAATGCACATTACGCTTTCATCAGCCAGGGGCGTCCGACCAGGACGGTTGGCAGGAAATAA
- a CDS encoding PLP-dependent aminotransferase family protein, which translates to MTSSFDFAPLFPAGLPAPSARWTGLAKYSFVGGNNDSEQLPLDGLIEATTTVLQREGRLLATYGLAHGPQGYLPLREFLVTKLRRDAGISCTVDDLLIVSGSLQALDLVNATLLTRGDTVIFEQESYQGSLTRLARLGVNVVGIPLDKDGMRMDMLATALADLKSRGVRPKYIYTIPTVQNPTGTIMPESRRTELLRLSTEYGVPVFEDDCYADLVWSGQRPPAIYAMSPHGGVIHIGSFSKSIAPALRVGFIVAPWDVMSRMLALKTDAGSGALEQMVLAAYCKPHFASHVPALTKALRTKLDTLMEALNEQFGTAAEFEEPKGGIFLWIKLPDQVDTLKLYQAALAAGVSLNPGPEWSTNKSHSSSRLRLCFASPSHQQIREGVAVLAEVCREEFGVPSRSANVEKRA; encoded by the coding sequence ATGACATCCAGCTTCGATTTCGCCCCCCTGTTTCCGGCAGGGCTGCCGGCCCCGTCTGCGCGTTGGACCGGCCTTGCCAAATACAGTTTTGTCGGCGGCAACAACGATTCCGAGCAGCTGCCGCTCGATGGGTTGATCGAAGCGACCACTACGGTGCTGCAACGCGAGGGCCGCTTGCTCGCCACTTATGGGTTGGCGCACGGCCCGCAGGGCTATCTGCCCTTGCGCGAATTCCTCGTCACCAAGCTCAGGCGCGATGCCGGCATCAGCTGCACGGTCGACGATCTCCTGATCGTGTCCGGCTCGCTGCAGGCGCTCGACCTCGTCAACGCGACGCTGCTGACGCGCGGCGACACCGTGATCTTCGAGCAGGAGAGCTATCAGGGTTCGTTGACCCGCCTGGCCCGGCTCGGCGTCAACGTCGTCGGCATCCCGCTCGACAAGGACGGCATGCGCATGGACATGCTGGCCACGGCGCTGGCCGACCTCAAGAGCCGCGGTGTCCGTCCCAAATACATCTATACCATCCCGACCGTGCAGAACCCGACCGGCACCATCATGCCGGAGAGCCGCCGCACCGAGCTGCTGCGGCTGTCGACCGAATACGGCGTGCCTGTCTTCGAGGACGATTGCTATGCCGACCTGGTCTGGTCGGGTCAGCGGCCGCCCGCGATCTACGCGATGAGCCCGCACGGCGGCGTCATCCATATCGGCTCGTTCTCCAAATCGATCGCGCCGGCGCTGCGCGTCGGCTTCATCGTCGCGCCCTGGGATGTGATGTCGCGGATGCTGGCGCTGAAGACGGATGCCGGCTCCGGCGCGCTGGAGCAGATGGTGCTCGCCGCCTATTGCAAGCCGCACTTCGCAAGCCATGTGCCGGCGCTGACGAAGGCGCTGCGCACCAAGCTCGACACGCTGATGGAAGCGCTCAACGAGCAGTTCGGCACCGCGGCCGAGTTCGAGGAGCCCAAGGGCGGCATCTTCCTCTGGATCAAGCTGCCCGACCAGGTCGATACGCTAAAGCTGTATCAGGCCGCGCTCGCGGCCGGCGTCTCGCTCAATCCGGGGCCGGAATGGTCGACCAACAAGAGCCATTCCAGCTCGCGGTTGCGGCTGTGCTTTGCGAGCCCCTCGCATCAGCAAATCCGCGAAGGCGTCGCCGTGCTCGCTGAGGTCTGCCGCGAGGAGTTCGGCGTGCCTTCGCGCAGCGCCAATGTGGAGAAGCGGGCCTGA
- a CDS encoding aldo/keto reductase, protein MDHLKTQGISMPKLGLGTFRMQGDACRAAVESALSIGYRHIDTAEMYANEEPIGAALAAARLPRGELHVTTKVWHENLSPDAIRRAFDASLTKLRLDHVDLYLVHWPSSSANWGAVFETLMKLKEEGRTRAIGVANFTTALLKIAVEDVRAPIACNQIEYHAMLDQSKVLAYLNAKSIRLVAYCPLAQGRVASDPVLAEIGTKHNASAAQVALKWLLDQNGVAAIPKASRRESQQANLDALKITLDDADRKKIAALPKDRRCVNPGFAPAWD, encoded by the coding sequence ATGGATCATCTGAAGACACAGGGCATCAGCATGCCCAAACTCGGCCTCGGCACCTTCCGCATGCAGGGCGATGCCTGCCGCGCCGCGGTCGAGAGCGCGCTCTCGATCGGCTATCGCCACATCGATACCGCCGAGATGTACGCCAACGAAGAGCCGATCGGCGCCGCCCTTGCCGCCGCCCGCCTGCCGCGCGGCGAGCTGCATGTCACGACCAAGGTCTGGCACGAGAACCTCAGCCCCGATGCGATCCGCCGCGCCTTCGACGCCAGCCTCACCAAGCTCAGGCTCGACCATGTCGACCTCTATCTCGTGCACTGGCCGTCGAGCTCGGCGAACTGGGGTGCGGTGTTCGAGACCCTGATGAAGCTGAAGGAGGAGGGGCGCACGCGGGCGATCGGCGTTGCGAATTTCACCACGGCACTGCTCAAGATCGCGGTCGAGGACGTCAGAGCGCCAATCGCCTGCAACCAGATCGAATATCATGCCATGCTCGATCAATCGAAGGTGTTGGCCTATCTCAACGCCAAATCGATCCGGCTGGTCGCCTATTGCCCGCTCGCGCAGGGCCGCGTTGCGTCGGATCCGGTGCTGGCCGAGATCGGTACCAAGCATAATGCGAGCGCAGCCCAGGTCGCGCTGAAATGGCTGCTCGACCAGAACGGCGTCGCTGCGATCCCGAAAGCCTCGCGCCGCGAGAGCCAACAGGCCAATCTCGATGCGCTCAAGATCACGCTCGACGATGCCGACCGCAAGAAGATCGCCGCGCTGCCCAAGGACAGGCGTTGCGTCAACCCCGGCTTCGCGCCGGCCTGGGATTGA
- a CDS encoding alkaline phosphatase D family protein, producing MASLRASRAWTRRQFLVRSASSLAVAALAKPRLSRAADRPQIAGGIQSGDVSDGSAVIWARADRPARMQVEYSTVESFKTIIASASREALPDADFTAKLLLNDLPPGQDIFYRVRFDDIASGTAGESRVGHFRTAPAARQSVSFVWSGDVAGQGWGIDVARGGYRSYRTMLDNRPDFFIHSGDHIYADCTIPSEQKLPNGEIWRNVVTEEKAEVAHTLAQFRGNYKYNHLDHHFRAFHAEVPMFAQWDDHEVTNDWSPVGSYDDAGYEEDGTPRLVARARRAFFEFMPICDIGARTGRVYRKIAYGPLLDVFMIDMRSYRDETWNKGDDHRGWILGVERLAWLKRELAASRATWKVIAADLPIGLVSLDAVALGNGAPDRREHEIADLLSSSKRAGIRNIVWLTADMHYTAAHYYDPNKAQFSEFEPFWEFVSGPLNAGSWGPGELDNTFGPVAMYQNGCSEAQGENLAPCFGLQFFGRVDIDGASGVMTVTLKDVDNRDLWSVDIVPRPQPRPAVVAQHS from the coding sequence ATGGCATCGCTCCGCGCCTCGCGCGCATGGACCCGGCGGCAGTTCCTGGTCCGATCCGCCTCCAGCCTCGCCGTCGCCGCGCTCGCGAAGCCTCGCCTGAGCCGCGCCGCCGATCGTCCGCAGATCGCGGGCGGCATCCAGTCCGGCGATGTCTCCGATGGCTCCGCCGTGATCTGGGCACGCGCGGATCGGCCCGCCCGCATGCAGGTGGAGTACTCGACGGTCGAGAGCTTCAAGACCATCATCGCATCCGCCTCGCGCGAGGCGCTACCCGATGCCGACTTCACAGCAAAGCTGCTGCTGAACGATCTGCCGCCGGGACAGGACATCTTCTACCGCGTACGCTTCGACGACATCGCGAGCGGCACCGCCGGCGAAAGCCGCGTCGGGCATTTCCGCACCGCACCGGCTGCACGCCAGTCGGTCTCATTCGTGTGGTCGGGCGACGTGGCGGGGCAGGGCTGGGGCATCGACGTCGCGCGCGGCGGCTATCGCAGCTATCGCACCATGCTCGACAACCGCCCCGATTTCTTCATTCACTCCGGCGACCACATCTACGCCGACTGCACCATCCCGTCCGAGCAGAAGCTGCCGAACGGCGAGATTTGGCGCAATGTGGTGACCGAGGAAAAAGCCGAGGTCGCGCACACGCTGGCGCAGTTCCGCGGCAATTACAAATACAACCACCTCGACCACCATTTTCGCGCCTTCCACGCGGAGGTGCCGATGTTCGCGCAATGGGACGACCACGAGGTCACCAACGACTGGTCGCCCGTCGGCAGCTACGACGACGCCGGCTATGAGGAAGACGGCACACCGCGGCTCGTCGCGCGCGCCCGCCGCGCCTTCTTCGAGTTCATGCCGATCTGCGATATCGGCGCGCGCACGGGGCGGGTCTACCGCAAGATCGCTTACGGTCCGTTGCTCGACGTCTTCATGATCGACATGCGCAGCTATCGCGACGAGACCTGGAACAAGGGCGACGATCATCGCGGCTGGATTCTGGGCGTCGAGCGGCTTGCCTGGCTGAAGCGGGAGCTCGCCGCCTCGCGCGCGACCTGGAAGGTGATCGCGGCCGACCTGCCGATCGGCTTGGTCAGCCTGGACGCCGTCGCGCTGGGCAACGGTGCCCCCGACCGGCGCGAACACGAGATCGCAGACCTTCTGTCGTCCAGCAAGCGCGCCGGCATCCGCAACATCGTCTGGCTCACCGCCGACATGCACTACACCGCCGCGCACTACTACGATCCGAACAAGGCGCAGTTTAGCGAATTCGAGCCGTTCTGGGAGTTCGTCTCAGGACCGTTGAACGCCGGCAGCTGGGGCCCGGGCGAGCTCGACAATACCTTTGGTCCGGTCGCGATGTACCAGAACGGCTGCAGCGAGGCTCAGGGCGAGAATCTTGCGCCGTGCTTCGGCCTCCAGTTCTTCGGCCGCGTCGACATCGACGGCGCCAGTGGCGTGATGACCGTGACCTTGAAGGACGTCGACAACCGCGACCTCTGGTCGGTCGACATCGTGCCGCGGCCGCAGCCGCGCCCGGCCGTGGTGGCGCAGCATTCGTAG
- a CDS encoding NAD(P)H-dependent flavin oxidoreductase encodes MKTAITELFGIEHPIIQGGMHFVGFAELAAAVSNAGGLGIITGLTQKTPELLTKEIARCRDMTDKPFGVNLTFLPTFAAPPYPEYIAAIVEGGIKAVETAGRSPEAYMPALKAAGIKVIHKCTSVRHSLKAERIGCDAVSVDGFECGGHPGEDDIPNMILLPRAAEELKIPFVASGGMADGRSLVAALSLGAAGMNMGTRFIATKEAPVHQNVKNALVAATELDTRLIMRALRNTERVLKNANVDRLIEIEREKGARLTIDDIHDQVAGVYPKIMLDGQMDAGAWSCGMVAGLIHDIPTCKELVDRIMSEAEQIIRSRLLGFLDGTSAARKVA; translated from the coding sequence GTGAAGACTGCGATCACCGAACTGTTCGGCATCGAGCATCCGATCATCCAGGGCGGCATGCATTTCGTCGGCTTTGCCGAGCTGGCTGCTGCCGTCTCCAATGCCGGCGGGCTCGGCATCATCACCGGCCTCACGCAAAAGACGCCGGAATTGCTTACGAAGGAAATCGCGCGCTGCCGCGACATGACCGACAAGCCATTCGGCGTGAATCTGACCTTCCTGCCGACCTTCGCGGCGCCGCCTTATCCGGAATACATTGCCGCCATCGTCGAAGGCGGCATCAAGGCGGTGGAGACCGCAGGCCGCAGCCCGGAAGCCTACATGCCGGCGCTGAAGGCCGCCGGCATCAAGGTCATCCACAAATGCACCTCGGTGCGGCACTCGCTGAAGGCCGAGCGCATCGGTTGCGACGCCGTCAGCGTCGACGGCTTCGAGTGCGGCGGCCATCCCGGCGAGGACGACATTCCCAACATGATCCTGCTGCCGCGTGCGGCCGAGGAGTTGAAGATTCCGTTCGTCGCCTCCGGCGGCATGGCCGACGGGCGCAGTCTGGTCGCGGCGCTCTCGCTGGGCGCGGCCGGCATGAACATGGGCACGCGCTTCATCGCCACCAAGGAAGCACCGGTGCATCAGAACGTGAAGAATGCGCTGGTCGCCGCCACCGAGCTCGACACGCGCCTGATCATGCGCGCGCTGCGCAATACCGAGCGCGTCCTCAAGAATGCCAATGTCGATCGCCTCATCGAGATCGAGCGCGAGAAGGGCGCGAGGCTCACCATCGACGACATCCACGACCAGGTCGCCGGCGTCTATCCAAAAATCATGCTGGACGGCCAGATGGACGCGGGTGCCTGGAGCTGCGGCATGGTCGCAGGGCTGATCCACGACATCCCCACCTGTAAGGAACTGGTCGATCGCATCATGAGCGAGGCGGAGCAGATCATCCGCAGCCGCCTGCTCGGGTTCCTGGATGGGACGAGTGCGGCGCGAAAGGTCGCCTGA
- a CDS encoding SDR family oxidoreductase codes for MPKRNATAAVIGAGDFIGSEIAKKFAAEGFSIYAGRRNGDKLAPLVKDIEAAGGEIHARSLDARKEEEVISFLNDADTHAPLEVCIFNVGANVNFPILDTTERVFRKVWEMACYSGFLAGREAARLMLPRGGGNIFFTGATASLRGGSGFAAFASAKFGLRAVAQAMARELGPSNIHVAHLIIDSGVDTEWVRQRRLEALGPNALDNPDLLMPPSAVADAYWQLYQQPKSAWTFELEIRPFGEKW; via the coding sequence GTGCCCAAGCGAAATGCGACAGCCGCCGTGATCGGCGCCGGCGATTTCATCGGCTCCGAGATCGCCAAGAAATTTGCCGCCGAGGGCTTTTCGATCTACGCCGGCCGCCGCAACGGCGACAAGCTGGCGCCGCTGGTGAAGGACATTGAAGCTGCCGGCGGCGAGATCCACGCCCGTTCGCTCGATGCGCGGAAGGAAGAGGAGGTCATCTCCTTCCTCAATGACGCCGACACGCACGCGCCGCTGGAGGTCTGCATCTTCAATGTCGGCGCCAACGTCAACTTCCCGATCCTCGACACCACCGAGCGCGTCTTCCGCAAGGTCTGGGAGATGGCCTGCTATTCCGGTTTCCTCGCGGGCCGTGAAGCGGCGCGCCTGATGCTGCCGCGCGGCGGCGGCAACATCTTCTTTACCGGAGCGACCGCGAGCTTGCGCGGCGGCAGCGGTTTTGCTGCATTCGCCAGCGCCAAGTTCGGGCTTCGTGCGGTGGCGCAGGCGATGGCGCGCGAACTCGGGCCGAGCAACATTCATGTCGCCCATCTCATCATCGATTCCGGCGTCGACACCGAATGGGTGCGGCAGCGCCGGCTCGAAGCGCTCGGCCCGAATGCGCTCGACAATCCCGACCTGTTGATGCCGCCGTCGGCGGTGGCTGACGCCTATTGGCAGCTCTATCAGCAGCCGAAGAGCGCCTGGACCTTCGAGCTGGAGATCCGCCCGTTCGGAGAGAAATGGTGA
- a CDS encoding winged helix-turn-helix transcriptional regulator: MKWDTLDEEPCSLSRTVAVVGDRWTLLILRECFLRVRRFEGFQSSLQITRHLLSERLKKLVRFGILRRVPYSEAPKRYEYILTQKGLDLYPIIMAMVHWGDTHMGDERGRPLLHEHKACGKLFDPVMVCSECGEVLHAKQVHVHAGPGRREVEAK, from the coding sequence ATGAAATGGGACACGCTGGACGAAGAGCCGTGCTCACTCTCCCGCACCGTCGCGGTGGTGGGCGATCGCTGGACGCTGCTGATCCTGCGCGAATGTTTTTTGCGCGTGCGGCGCTTCGAAGGATTCCAGTCTTCGCTCCAGATCACGCGGCACCTGCTGTCGGAGCGGCTGAAGAAGCTGGTCCGCTTCGGCATCTTGCGCCGCGTCCCCTATTCCGAGGCGCCGAAGCGCTACGAGTACATCCTGACGCAGAAGGGGCTCGATCTCTATCCGATCATCATGGCGATGGTGCATTGGGGCGACACTCACATGGGCGACGAGCGCGGCCGCCCGCTGCTGCACGAGCACAAGGCCTGCGGCAAGCTGTTCGATCCCGTGATGGTGTGCTCGGAATGCGGCGAGGTGCTGCATGCCAAGCAGGTGCATGTGCATGCGGGGCCGGGGCGAAGAGAGGTAGAGGCGAAGTAG